From one Geoalkalibacter halelectricus genomic stretch:
- a CDS encoding AsmA family protein, whose product MSKPLKFSLIFAAGVLALLVLLALVMRHFVSADAVRPRLEAVVSETLGLDLRVEGPMRFTIFSPLVLTLEDAHLDDEDAEIASVKKARVAVALGPLLQGKIRIKEVVLVQPQIAFERDQEGKFPFTDPRDAQEHQPALTLAKLTVSEGSLIFTDKKLGQTLEAVDCNLNLRDLHLPAVENSSDPRRYPSFTADLACAEFRHDDFGVADLSGALVADGATLDITEFTVQAFGSQGTGSLQGDFTGAVPRFQAEFSLPQFDVDRFFQTLASEQVAEGRMDFSATLSAQGDTRDALRRSLEGQISLRGTDLTLHGTDLDREFAQFEAVQSFNLVDLGALFFVGPFGMVVTKGYEFASIFYRTEGSTAIRTLVSEWEVEEGVTRAKDVAMATSQYRVALQGGVDLAHERFDDLTVALVDAEGCAIVEQKIVGTFDEPEMRKPHFLTTLARPALELLKRGLTLFPGVECEVFYDGSVAAPN is encoded by the coding sequence ATGTCAAAACCCTTGAAATTCTCCCTGATTTTTGCCGCTGGAGTCCTGGCCCTGCTCGTACTGCTCGCCTTGGTCATGCGGCATTTCGTCTCCGCCGATGCCGTCAGGCCGCGCCTTGAGGCCGTGGTTTCCGAGACGCTGGGCCTTGACCTCAGGGTCGAGGGGCCGATGCGTTTCACCATCTTCTCCCCCCTGGTTCTCACCCTTGAGGATGCCCACCTCGATGATGAAGATGCCGAGATCGCTTCGGTCAAAAAAGCCAGGGTCGCGGTGGCGCTTGGCCCCTTGCTGCAAGGAAAAATCCGGATCAAGGAAGTCGTGCTGGTCCAGCCCCAAATTGCCTTTGAGCGCGACCAGGAGGGCAAGTTTCCTTTCACGGACCCTCGGGATGCGCAGGAGCACCAACCGGCCCTGACCTTGGCAAAACTCACCGTCTCGGAGGGCAGCCTTATTTTCACCGACAAAAAACTCGGCCAAACTCTTGAGGCCGTTGATTGCAACCTGAACCTGCGCGATCTGCACCTTCCCGCCGTCGAAAATTCCAGCGATCCGCGCAGATACCCGTCCTTCACCGCCGATCTCGCCTGCGCCGAATTCCGTCATGACGACTTCGGCGTAGCGGACCTCAGCGGCGCCCTTGTTGCGGATGGCGCGACATTGGATATCACGGAATTCACCGTGCAAGCCTTCGGCAGTCAAGGCACCGGCAGCCTGCAAGGGGATTTCACCGGCGCAGTCCCGCGTTTTCAGGCAGAATTCTCTCTGCCGCAATTCGACGTCGACCGGTTTTTTCAAACCCTCGCCTCGGAACAAGTCGCCGAGGGGCGCATGGACTTCAGCGCGACGCTCTCTGCCCAGGGCGATACCCGCGACGCCCTCAGGCGCTCCCTGGAAGGTCAAATCTCCCTGCGCGGCACGGATCTGACCCTTCACGGCACGGATCTGGATCGGGAATTCGCCCAGTTTGAAGCGGTCCAGTCCTTCAATCTCGTGGATTTGGGCGCCTTATTCTTTGTCGGTCCGTTCGGGATGGTGGTGACCAAGGGGTATGAATTCGCCAGTATTTTCTACCGCACGGAAGGCAGTACCGCGATTCGGACCCTGGTTTCGGAATGGGAGGTTGAAGAAGGTGTCACTCGGGCAAAGGATGTCGCCATGGCGACCTCCCAATACCGCGTGGCTCTACAGGGTGGCGTTGATCTCGCCCATGAGCGATTCGACGATCTGACCGTGGCCCTCGTCGACGCCGAAGGCTGTGCCATCGTGGAGCAAAAAATCGTCGGCACCTTTGATGAACCCGAGATGCGAAAACCCCATTTTCTCACCACCCTCGCCCGACCGGCGCTGGAATTGCTCAAAAGGGGGTTGACCCTGTTTCCCGGAGTGGAATGCGAGGTCTTTTATGACGGCTCCGTCGCGGCGCCGAATTGA
- the ycaC gene encoding isochorismate family cysteine hydrolase YcaC encodes MNSTFKYTRLSKDDAACLLVDHQSGLISLVQDFSPGEFKNNVLALAACGKYFKLPTILTTSFENGPNGPLVPELKELFPDAPYIARPGNINAWDNEEFVKAVEQTGRKQLIIAGVVTEVCVAFPALSAREAGYDVFVVTDASGTFNEVTRHTAWARMAAAGVQLMNWFGVACELHRDWRNDIEGLGELFSTYIPNYRNLITSYMARQ; translated from the coding sequence ATGAACAGCACATTCAAGTACACGCGCCTATCCAAGGATGATGCGGCCTGTCTGCTGGTGGACCATCAGTCGGGTTTGATTTCGCTGGTGCAGGATTTTTCGCCGGGAGAATTCAAGAACAACGTCCTGGCGCTTGCGGCCTGCGGCAAGTATTTCAAGCTGCCGACCATATTGACGACCAGTTTCGAGAACGGCCCCAACGGCCCGCTGGTGCCGGAATTGAAGGAGTTGTTTCCCGATGCGCCCTATATCGCGCGCCCCGGCAACATCAATGCCTGGGACAACGAGGAATTCGTCAAGGCGGTGGAGCAAACCGGCCGCAAGCAGTTGATCATCGCCGGGGTGGTCACGGAAGTCTGCGTGGCTTTTCCGGCGCTCTCGGCCCGTGAAGCCGGCTATGATGTGTTCGTGGTCACCGACGCTTCGGGCACTTTCAATGAGGTCACACGTCACACGGCCTGGGCACGCATGGCGGCCGCCGGGGTACAGTTGATGAACTGGTTCGGCGTCGCCTGCGAATTACACCGTGACTGGCGCAACGATATCGAGGGTTTGGGAGAGCTGTTTTCCACCTACATTCCCAACTATCGGAACCTGATTACCAGCTACATGGCCAGGCAGTAG
- a CDS encoding D-alanyl-D-alanine carboxypeptidase family protein codes for MIARVFVILLAVCLAVVAPVLAAAPLPVSAGAVLVKSGDALIWSHQADKRLPPASLTKVMTALVVLERADLDEVVTVSAAAAAELGSRLQMQAGDRLRLGDLLAAVLIRSANDGAHALAEHVAGSQAEFVRLMNQHAAELGLADTRFQNASGWDHPQHYSTALDLARLTEYAMGHEEFRRLVAVEEMQVRSLDGESSWEIRNSNRLLGFYEGLQGVKTGFTNRAGPCLISMAERDGKQVLVVLLNSPKRWDETPAILDWVFGLDAADVEGERVAAVDLEASEGRAVGAGGD; via the coding sequence ATGATTGCGCGTGTTTTTGTCATTCTGCTGGCTGTTTGCCTTGCGGTCGTCGCACCGGTGCTTGCCGCCGCACCCCTGCCGGTCTCCGCCGGCGCCGTTTTGGTCAAATCGGGGGATGCCTTGATCTGGTCCCATCAGGCGGATAAGCGTCTGCCGCCCGCCAGCCTGACTAAGGTGATGACGGCCCTGGTGGTTCTTGAACGGGCCGATCTCGACGAGGTGGTGACCGTATCCGCCGCGGCAGCCGCCGAGTTGGGCAGCCGCCTGCAAATGCAGGCGGGTGACCGGTTGCGCCTCGGGGATTTGCTGGCGGCGGTGTTGATTCGCTCGGCCAATGATGGGGCCCACGCCCTGGCCGAGCATGTGGCGGGCAGTCAGGCCGAATTCGTCAGGTTGATGAACCAGCATGCCGCTGAGCTGGGTTTGGCCGATACGCGTTTTCAGAATGCCAGCGGCTGGGATCATCCGCAGCATTATTCCACCGCCCTTGATTTGGCTCGTCTGACTGAATACGCCATGGGGCATGAGGAGTTTCGGCGCCTGGTTGCCGTTGAGGAGATGCAGGTCCGCAGCCTGGACGGCGAGAGTTCCTGGGAGATCAGAAACAGCAATCGGCTGCTGGGTTTCTACGAGGGCTTGCAGGGCGTCAAGACCGGCTTCACCAACAGAGCGGGGCCTTGCCTGATCTCTATGGCGGAGCGGGACGGAAAGCAGGTGCTGGTGGTTTTGCTCAATTCACCCAAGCGTTGGGATGAGACCCCGGCGATTCTCGACTGGGTGTTCGGACTCGACGCCGCGGATGTCGAGGGTGAACGAGTAGCGGCGGTTGATCTGGAAGCCTCCGAGGGGCGCGCTGTCGGAGCGGGCGGCGACTGA
- a CDS encoding class I SAM-dependent methyltransferase translates to MAEPLDKIRLYNDLAWLWPLWGDHETEYAHYAAHVARLIATHAAPPATSLLSLACGGGKNLFTLKKHFSVTGLDLSPVMLRQAAALNPECAFVQADMRTFSLDILFDAIFLEDGVSHLICRTDLAATFARAYRHLRPGGVLVVTPDITTESFRQNQTTCAEAVARLKPPGVDVSFVENLYDPDPTDEHYEATILYLIRERGRLRIETDRWTLGLFPLAAWKQLLSVAGFVVHEHAYAQDDVQYPSLACVKSGA, encoded by the coding sequence ATGGCCGAGCCCCTGGACAAAATCCGCCTCTATAACGATCTGGCCTGGCTCTGGCCCCTGTGGGGTGACCATGAAACCGAGTACGCGCATTACGCCGCGCATGTCGCACGGCTCATCGCGACTCATGCCGCGCCGCCCGCAACCTCGCTGCTGTCCCTGGCGTGCGGCGGCGGAAAAAATCTCTTTACCCTGAAAAAGCACTTTTCCGTCACCGGCCTCGATCTGAGTCCCGTCATGCTTCGGCAGGCCGCCGCCCTCAATCCGGAATGCGCCTTTGTCCAGGCCGACATGCGCACTTTTTCCCTGGATATCCTCTTTGACGCGATTTTCCTCGAGGACGGCGTATCTCATCTTATTTGCCGCACGGATCTAGCCGCAACCTTTGCTCGTGCCTATCGCCATCTGCGGCCGGGCGGTGTCCTGGTCGTGACGCCCGATATCACCACCGAGAGTTTTCGTCAGAACCAGACCACCTGCGCCGAGGCGGTGGCGCGCTTGAAACCGCCGGGGGTGGATGTGAGTTTCGTCGAGAATCTCTACGACCCCGATCCCACCGACGAGCATTACGAGGCAACCATCCTCTATCTGATCCGCGAGCGCGGCCGACTGCGCATTGAAACCGACCGTTGGACCCTGGGGCTCTTTCCCCTGGCGGCCTGGAAGCAGCTTCTGAGTGTCGCGGGCTTTGTGGTCCATGAGCATGCCTATGCGCAGGATGATGTGCAATATCCTAGCTTGGCATGCGTGAAGAGCGGCGCCTGA
- a CDS encoding ATP-binding response regulator, with protein sequence MINPLINPDKSPAADPHAGKALSRGLVLVVDDEPELVEMLEYSLRQQGYATLATGDGFSACRLIEKERPELILLDILMPDLDGWEVCRLLRSVPDEEIATIPVVMLTALNDAEDRLRGLELGADAYVAKPYSLRELLALAENLIARRRRDQTQRSELARLRSREQVSADVQGLLFHELRNQLVVIGGFSNMLARGDMESQPLKTRDYLKAIHRSSDYLSQLAEEFQMVRQIEDGSLELALAEVDVRLLVEDVMALFRPLAEMRQIALDLQIEADVPPVASHWAALKVVLSNLVDNAVKFSSSGSRVGARLFWDAQGAEVGVEISDTGAGIAEEEQDLVFQKFCRGRIGRQQSRGSGLGLYMVRTLLQALGGRVTLRSSPGHGCRFTVFLPVEEGQGNRSDFHGSGSS encoded by the coding sequence ATGATCAATCCCCTCATTAATCCTGACAAATCACCGGCGGCGGATCCGCATGCCGGTAAAGCCCTCTCGCGCGGTTTGGTTCTGGTGGTTGACGATGAACCGGAACTGGTTGAGATGCTCGAGTATTCCCTGCGCCAGCAGGGCTACGCCACCCTTGCCACCGGTGACGGATTCAGCGCCTGCCGGCTGATCGAAAAGGAGCGGCCGGAACTCATCCTGCTCGATATCCTCATGCCGGATCTTGACGGTTGGGAGGTCTGTCGGCTGCTGCGCAGCGTTCCCGATGAAGAGATCGCCACCATTCCCGTGGTCATGCTCACCGCCCTCAATGATGCCGAGGATCGCCTGCGCGGGTTGGAACTCGGCGCCGATGCCTATGTGGCCAAACCCTACTCCCTGCGTGAACTTCTGGCTTTGGCGGAAAACCTCATCGCACGGCGCCGCCGTGACCAGACCCAGCGCAGCGAGCTTGCGCGCCTGCGCTCGCGCGAGCAGGTGTCTGCCGACGTTCAGGGCCTGCTGTTCCATGAATTGCGCAATCAGTTGGTGGTGATCGGTGGCTTCTCCAACATGCTGGCGCGTGGCGACATGGAGTCCCAGCCCTTGAAAACCCGCGATTACCTCAAGGCCATTCATCGCAGCTCCGATTACTTGAGCCAGTTGGCGGAAGAATTTCAGATGGTGCGCCAGATCGAGGATGGCAGTCTGGAGCTTGCCTTGGCCGAGGTTGATGTTCGCCTGCTGGTTGAGGACGTGATGGCTTTGTTTCGGCCCCTTGCTGAAATGCGGCAGATTGCCCTGGATTTGCAAATCGAGGCGGACGTCCCGCCGGTTGCGTCCCACTGGGCCGCGCTCAAGGTGGTGCTCTCGAACCTGGTCGACAACGCCGTGAAGTTCAGCAGTTCCGGAAGCCGGGTCGGAGCGCGTCTGTTTTGGGATGCACAGGGAGCCGAGGTGGGCGTGGAAATCAGCGACACCGGCGCGGGGATCGCCGAGGAAGAGCAAGACCTGGTTTTTCAAAAGTTTTGTCGCGGGCGTATCGGGCGGCAGCAGTCGCGCGGCAGCGGCTTGGGTCTGTACATGGTGCGTACCCTGCTGCAAGCGCTGGGAGGTCGCGTGACCCTGCGCAGTTCGCCCGGCCATGGGTGCCGCTTCACCGTGTTTCTGCCGGTGGAGGAAGGGCAGGGCAATCGTTCTGATTTTCATGGATCGGGCTCATCCTGA